One window of the Acinonyx jubatus isolate Ajub_Pintada_27869175 chromosome A2, VMU_Ajub_asm_v1.0, whole genome shotgun sequence genome contains the following:
- the MST1R gene encoding macrophage-stimulating protein receptor isoform X9, which translates to MELLSPPSQPSLLLLLLLLPPLLARESWQCPRTSYAALRDFDVEYKVPSFSAGGPVQAIATYEGGRDGSAVFVATRNRLHVLGPGLQPVESLATGPVGDPGCQTCAACGPGPHSPQEDTDAQVLVLEPALPALVSCGSSLHGRCFLHELEPQGTALHLAPPACLFSANHNQPEDCPDCVASPLGTLVTVVEQGHASYFYVASSLDETVASSFSPRSVSIRRLKADASGFAPGFAALSVLPEHLASYPIQYVYSFRSRAFVYFLKVQRPSVAAAPEALHTRLARLSAAEPELGDYRELVLDCRFAPKRRRRRATEGGQPYPVLRAAHTAPVGSKLAAELSIAEGQEVLFGVFVASRDSSPGVNPNSVVCAFPIDLVDTLIEHGVERCCEPPVPPGIRRGLDFFQSPSFCPNPPGLEAPSPNTSCHHFPLLVSSSLSRVDLFNGLLGPVQVTALHVTRLDNVTVAHMGTTDGRILQVELARSLNYLLYVSNFSLGGNRQPIQRDVSRLGDHLFFSSGEQVFQVPIQGPGCHHFLTCGSCLRAQRFMGCGWCGGMCGRQKECPGSWQQDHCPPELTEFYPQSGPLRGSTRLTLCGSNFYLRPADLVPEGTHQVTVGQSPCRLLPKDSPNLSPVPRKDFVEELECELEPLGMQPAGPANISLTVTNMPPGKHFQVDGTSMLQGFSFMEPVLTAVKPLFGPRAGGTRLTFEGQGLSLGTSQMVLVNGTECPLEQVSEGQLLCTTPPGAAMARVPIHLQVGGAVVPGSWTFHYLEDPIVLGISPNCGYIGSHVTIHGQHLTSAWHLVLSFHDGLMAVEDRQCTGHLPEQHRCRLPEYVVRSPQGWVTGNLSAWGDGAAGFTQPGFRFLPPPHPPTTDFAPLKPEEHAVKFEYIGLGAVADCVDVNVTVGGKSCQHELRGDVVICPLPSSLQLDKDGAPLQVCVDDGCHILGRVIRPGPEGVPQRLLLGVLLALLLLVAALAAALIFNYWQRKQLVLSPNLDDLASLDRTTGAIPLPALCSAPATHGLDSTTQSHKASVSDSGDGSCVPLLQTESIQLGDLDSALLTEVKDVLISHEQVVTHRDRIIGKGHFGVVYHGECTDKDQNRIHCAIKSLSRITEVQEVEAFLREGLLMRGLHHPNVLALIGIVLPPEGLPQVLLPYMHHGDLLQFIRSPQRNPTVKDLISFGLQVARGMEYLAEQKFVHRDLAARNCMLDESFTVKVADFGLARGILDKEYYSVRQHRHARLPVKWMALESLQTYRFTTKSDVWSFGVLLWELLTRGAPPYPHIDPFDLTHFLAQGRRLPQPEYCPDSLYAVMQRCWAADPAGRPTFSALVEEVEHVAARLLGDHYVQLPAAYVNLGPGASDEANMHPEQSQTPPVHRIARWPWPSSEPPQPT; encoded by the exons ATGGAGCTTCTCTCGCCGCCGTCACAGCCTTCACTGTtattgctgctgctactgctgccaCCACTGCTGGCCAGAGAGTCCTGGCAGTGTCCGCGCACCTCCTATGCCGCCTTGCGCGACTTTGACGTGGAGTACAAGGTGCCCAGCTTCTCGGCCGGAGGTCCGGTACAGGCCATAGCGACCTACGAGGGCGGCAGGGACGGGAGTGCCGTGTTCGTGGCTACACGCAATCGCCTGCACGTGCTTGGGCCTGGCCTGCAGCCAGTAGAGAGCCTGGCCACAGGTCCTGTTGGAGACCCGGGCTGTCAGACGTGTGCGGCCTGTGGCCCGGGCCCCCACAGCCCGCAGGAAGACACAGATGCACAGGTGCTGGTGCTGGAGCCAGCTCTGCCCGCACTAGTCAGCTGTGGCTCGAGCCTGCATGGGCGCTGCTTCCTGCACGAGCTAGAGCCCCAAGGGACAGCCCTGCACCTGGCACCGCCAGCCTGCCTCTTCTCCGCCAACCACAACCAGCCCGAGGACTGCCCTGACTGTGTGGCCAGTCCTCTGGGCACCCTCGTGACCGTGGTTGAGCAGGGCCATGCCTCCTACTTCTACGTGGCATCCTCACTGGATGAGACGGTGGCCTCGAGCTTCAGCCCCCGCTCAGTGTCCATCCGGCGCCTCAAGGCCGATGCCTCAGGATTCGCACCGGGGTTTGCCGCGCTGTCCGTGCTGCCGGAGCACCTCGCTTCCTATCCTATCCAGTACGTGTACAGTTTCCGCTCCAGAGCCTTTGTCTATTTCCTGAAGGTGCAGCGGCCCAGCGTGGCAGCTGCCCCGGAAGCCTTGCACACACGCCTGGCACGGCTCAGCGCTGCTGAGCCCGAGCTGGGCGACTACCGCGAACTCGTTCTCGACTGCCGATTCGCACCCAAACGCCGGCGCCGCAGGGCCACTGAGGGAGGACAGCCCTACCCAGTGCTGAGGGCGGCCCACACAGCTCCAGTGGGCAGCAAGCTAGCTGCTGAGCTGAGCATCGCTGAAGGCCAAGAAGTGCTATTTGGTGTCTTCGTGGCTAGCAGAGACAGCAGTCCCGGTGTGAATCCCAACTCTGTCGTCTGTGCCTTTCCCATCGACCTAGTGGACACTCTCATCGAGCATGGTGTGGAGCGCTGTTGTGAGCCTCCTGTCCCCCCTGGCATCCGGCGAGGCCTCGACTTCTTCCAGTCGCCTAGTTTTTGCCCCAACCCG CCTGGCCTGGAGGCCCCCAGCCCCAACACCAGCTGCCATCACTTTCCTCTGCTGGTTAGCAGCAGCCTATCACGTGTGGACCTCTTCAACGGGCTATTAGGACCAGTACAGGTCACTGCACTGCATGTGACACGCCTTGACAATGTCACAGTGGCCCACATGGGCACAACTGATGGGCGCATCCTGCAG GTGGAGCTGGCCAGATCTCTCAACTACTTGCTGTATGTGTCCAACTTCTCACTGGGTGGCAACAGGCAGCCCATACAACGAGATGTCAGTCGCCTTGGAGACCACCTGTTCTTTTCCTCCGGGGAGCAG GTCTTCCAGGTACCTATCCAGGGCCCTGGCTGCCACCACTTCCTCACCTGTGGGAGTTGTCTGCGGGCACAGCGTTTCATGGGCTGTGGCTGGTGTGGGGGCATGTGTGGCCGGCAGAAGGAGTGTCCTGGCTCCTGGCAACAGGATCATTGTCCACCTGAGCTTACTGAG tTCTACCCCCAGAGTGGACCCCTAAGGGGCAGCACAAGGCTGACCCTGTGTGGCTCCAACTTCTACCTGCGCCCTGCTGATCTGGTGCCTGAGGGCACCCATCAGGTCACCGTGGGCCAAAGTCCCTGCCGACTGCTACCCAAGGACAGCCCAAACCTCAG CCCAGTGCCCCGGAAAGACTTTGTAGAGGAGCTTGAGTGTGAGCTGGAGCCCTTGGGCATGCAGCCAGCTGGGCCCGCCAACATCAGCCTCACTGTGACCAACATGCCACCAGGCAAGCACTTCCAAGTGGATGGCACCTCCATGCTGCAAGGCTTCTCTTTCATG GAGccagtgctgacagcagtaaaACCTCTCTTTGGCCCACGGGCAGGGGGCACCCGCCTCACCTTTGAAGGCCAAGGCCTGTCTTTAGGCACCAGTCAGATGGTGCTGGTCAATGGGACTGAGTGCCCACTGGAACA GGTCAGCGAGGGGCAGCTCTTATGTACTACGCCCCCTGGGGCTGCTATGGCCAGGGTTCCCATTCACCTGCAGGTGGGGGGCGCTGTGGTGCCAGGCTCCTGGACCTTCCACTACCTGGAAGACCCCATTGTGCTGGGCATCAGCCCCAACTGTGGCTACAT TGGCTCCCATGTCACCATCCATGgccagcatctgacttcagcgtGGCACCTAGTGCTGTCATTCCATGATGGGCTTATGGCAGTGGAAGACAGG CAATGTACAGGGCACCTCCCGGAGCAGCATCGGTGCCGCCTGCCCGAATATGTCGTCCGAAGCCCCCAGGGGTGGGTAACAGGGAACCTGAGTGCCTGGGGGGATGGAGCTGCTGGCTTCACGCAGCCTGGCTTTcgcttcctgcccccaccccatccacccaCCACTGACTTTGCCCCACTGAAGCCCGAGGAGCACGCTGTTAAGTTTGAG TATATTGGGCTGGGCGCTGTGGCTGATTGTGTGGACGTGAACGTGACCGTGGGTGGTAAGAGCTGCCAGCATGAGCTCCGGGGGGATGTGGTCAtctgccctctgccttcctccctgcaaCTTGACAAGGATGGAGCCCCACTGCAG GTCTGTGTGGATGATGGATGTCACATCCTGGGCAGGGTGATACGGCCAGGCCCAGAGGGGGTCCCACAGAGGCTACTCCTTGGTGTCCTGCTGGCCCTGCTCCTGCTTGTGGCTGCACTGGCCGCTGCGCTGATCTTCAACTACTGGCAGAGGAAACAACTGG TCCTTTCTCCAAACCTAGATGACCTGGCATCCTTGGACCGGACCACTGGAGCCATCCCCTTGCCTGCACTCTGCTCAG CCCCTGCCACTCATGGTCTGGATTCCACCACACAGAGCCACAAAGCATCCGTCTCAGACAGTGGGGACGGGTCCTGTGTCCCACTGTTGCAGACAGAGTCCATCCAGCTTGGGGACTTAGACTCTGCACTCCTGACCGAGGTCAAGGATGTGCTGATCTCACATGAGCAGGTGGTCACCCACAGGGACAGAATCATTGGCAAAG GCCACTTTGGAGTTGTCTACCATGGAGAATGCACAGACAAGGACCAGAATCGAATCCATTGTGCCATAAAGTCGCTGAGTC GCATCACAGAGGTGCAGGAGGTGGAGGCCTTCCTGCGCGAGGGGCTGCTCATGCGTGGTCTGCACCACCCAAATGTGCTGGCTCTCATCGGTATTGTGCTGCCCCCTGAAGGGCTGCCCCAGGTGCTGCTACCCTATATGCATCATGGAGACCTGCTTCAGTTCATCCGCTCACCCCAGCGG AACCCCACGGTGAAGGACCTCATCAGCTTCGGCCTTCAGGTAGCCCGTGGCATGGAGTACCTGGCAGAGCAGAAGTTTGTGCACAGAGACCTGGCTGCTCGGAACTGCAT GCTGGATGAGTCATTCACAGTCAAGGTGGCTGACTTTGGCCTGGCCCGTGGTATCCTGGACAAGGAGTACTACAGTGTTCGACAGCATCGCCATGCTCGCCTCCCTGTCAAATGGATGGCACTGGAGAGCCTGCAGACCTACAGATTCACCACCAAGTCTGATGTG TGGTCATTTGGTGTGCTGCTGTGGGAGCTGCTGACACGGGGCGCCCCACCATACCCCCACATTGACCCTTTTGACCTCACTCACTTCCTGGCCCAGGGTCGACGCCTGCCCCAGCCTGAATATTGTCCTGATTCTCT gtACGCAGTGATGCAGCGCTGCTGGGCTGCGGACCCTGCAGGGAGACCCACATTCTCAGCGCTGGTGGAGGAAGTGGAGCACGTGGCGGCCAGGCTGCTTGGGGACCACTACGTGCAGCTGCCTGCAGCCTACGTGAACCTGGGTCCTGGTGCCTCGGATGAGGCGAACATGCACCCAGAACAGTCGCAGACCCCACCCGTGCACAGGATCGCACGTTGGCCCTGGCCTTCCTCAGAGCCACCACAGCCCACATGA